Proteins encoded within one genomic window of Guyparkeria hydrothermalis:
- a CDS encoding glycine cleavage system protein R: MTKPWLLLTLVGADRPGIVAQVTRVLFGVGAELGETAMMRLGNQFAIMMMVRGAGTPEEVTGLLESTRADFDLKLHVDEINAALHQHREPDVSVTVHSADRSGIVADVTAALLEAGMNILDLRSDVGGSADKPIYIMQIDGESSDGIEPIEECVARLADQGLTVRVTPLQTMRG; this comes from the coding sequence ATGACAAAACCCTGGCTCCTGCTGACCCTGGTCGGGGCGGATCGGCCCGGCATCGTCGCCCAGGTGACCCGCGTGCTCTTCGGCGTGGGTGCCGAACTGGGCGAGACGGCCATGATGCGCCTCGGAAACCAGTTCGCCATCATGATGATGGTGCGCGGCGCCGGCACGCCGGAGGAGGTCACGGGGCTGCTGGAGTCGACTCGGGCGGACTTCGATCTCAAACTGCACGTCGACGAGATCAACGCGGCGCTGCACCAGCACCGCGAGCCGGACGTGTCGGTGACTGTCCACAGTGCCGATCGCAGCGGTATCGTGGCCGACGTCACCGCGGCCCTGCTCGAGGCGGGCATGAACATCCTCGACCTGCGGTCCGACGTTGGCGGCTCGGCGGACAAGCCGATCTACATCATGCAGATCGACGGCGAGAGCAGTGACGGTATCGAGCCGATCGAGGAGTGCGTCGCGCGGCTCGCCGATCAGGGGCTGACCGTGCGTGTCACCCCGCTCCAGACCATGCGGGGGTGA
- a CDS encoding OsmC family protein, translating into MKARVKWVDGMAFMAEADSGHGIVMDGAPEIGGRNAGARPMEMVLMGLGGCTAIDVMMILGKQRQPVQDCWIELSADRAEVKAPKVFTRIHTRYVVVGEGLDPKKVERAVNLSAEKYCSVSAMLRDSVELTHDFEVRSPE; encoded by the coding sequence ATGAAAGCACGAGTGAAATGGGTCGACGGCATGGCCTTCATGGCCGAGGCCGACAGTGGTCACGGCATCGTGATGGACGGCGCGCCCGAGATCGGCGGCCGCAATGCCGGCGCGCGACCGATGGAAATGGTGCTGATGGGCCTGGGTGGCTGCACGGCCATCGACGTGATGATGATCCTCGGCAAGCAGCGCCAGCCGGTCCAGGACTGCTGGATCGAGCTGTCGGCGGACCGCGCCGAGGTCAAGGCGCCGAAGGTGTTCACCCGCATCCACACCCGCTACGTGGTGGTCGGTGAGGGGCTGGATCCGAAGAAGGTCGAGCGTGCGGTGAACCTGTCGGCCGAGAAGTACTGCTCGGTCTCGGCGATGCTGCGCGACTCGGTGGAACTGACCCACGATTTCGAGGTCCGTTCTCCGGAGTGA
- the rluD gene encoding 23S rRNA pseudouridine(1911/1915/1917) synthase RluD — translation MDVERTLPIPTEFAGMRLDQVAAQLWTDFSRSRLQAWIKAGELTLDGKKARPRDTVLGGETLSLSAELEQQSEDQPQEIPLDIVFEDEHLLVVNKPVDLVVHPGAGNPDGTLVNALLHHDPDLALLPRAGVVHRLDKQTSGLLVVGKTQAAYQTLVAELAERRIGREYDAVVVGHVIAGGTVDAPIGRHARDRQRQAVVPQGRPAVSHYRVVEQFGEHTWLRVKLETGRTHQIRVHMAHIRHPIVGDPVYGGRPRLPPGAEDMLVDVLRHFGRQALHARRLTLRHPESGETLSFEAPMPDDMDELIELLRDYRDGHDEGEAEVIYVPDPD, via the coding sequence ATGGACGTAGAGCGTACCTTGCCGATACCCACCGAGTTCGCCGGCATGCGACTCGATCAGGTGGCGGCCCAACTGTGGACCGATTTCTCACGCAGCCGTCTGCAGGCGTGGATCAAGGCGGGTGAGCTGACGCTCGACGGGAAAAAGGCGCGCCCGCGCGATACCGTCCTCGGTGGCGAGACGTTGTCGCTATCGGCCGAGCTCGAGCAGCAGAGCGAGGATCAGCCGCAGGAGATCCCGCTCGACATCGTCTTCGAGGACGAACACCTGCTGGTGGTGAACAAACCGGTGGATCTGGTGGTCCACCCCGGGGCCGGCAACCCCGATGGTACGCTGGTCAATGCGCTGCTCCATCACGATCCCGACCTGGCGCTGCTGCCGCGCGCCGGGGTCGTGCACCGACTGGACAAGCAGACCAGCGGCCTGCTGGTCGTGGGCAAGACCCAGGCCGCGTACCAGACGCTGGTGGCCGAGCTTGCCGAACGGCGCATCGGACGTGAATATGACGCGGTGGTGGTCGGGCACGTGATCGCCGGTGGAACGGTCGATGCCCCCATCGGCCGCCACGCCCGCGATCGACAGCGCCAGGCCGTGGTGCCGCAGGGCAGGCCGGCGGTCAGCCACTACCGGGTCGTGGAGCAGTTCGGCGAACACACCTGGTTGCGCGTGAAGCTGGAGACGGGGCGGACCCACCAGATTCGCGTGCACATGGCGCATATTCGCCACCCGATCGTGGGCGACCCCGTCTACGGTGGCCGGCCGCGGCTGCCGCCCGGCGCCGAAGACATGCTGGTGGACGTGCTGCGCCATTTTGGCCGGCAGGCACTGCACGCCCGGCGATTGACGTTGCGCCACCCCGAGAGTGGCGAGACGCTCTCGTTCGAGGCGCCGATGCCCGATGATATGGACGAACTGATCGAGCTGTTGCGCGATTACCGCGATGGCCATGACGAAGGAGAGGCCGAGGTTATCTATGTCCCGGATCCCGACTGA
- a CDS encoding peptidoglycan-binding protein — translation MKKLALSLVLLFGAVGPASANYAEGMNYYEQQEYHQALQEFREAAARGDADAQYMLGRLSEAGNGTTQDFVEAHKWYNLAAARGHRHAADARDALAERMTDRQVAAAQQAARDWQPQETSSSRDTSQAQPDVETLTYRERVAEIQLELNRLGYDAGPTDGLMGDRTRSAIYEYQADMGVARDGQASAELLRHLRRTGTDEVAAGSGSHPDDSPQVVLQEDFSDGDYRRNPTWTVISGDFEVDRNGLRSTVETERATDRTARGLNSDRPEEIGLAVLGMILQQRTGTPQREEAAPAQPAKIFVDAPTDNAFRMELDLGSHEPAGHVELGLFQGSHPAGTGYRLVYSPGTEPTLRLIRLIFGNTETIAHHDGRLDLEDGRFHRIVWTRDESGQMQVRVDDRRLLRVKDNGLRDPFQGFVLENQGGDYSLGRIRIED, via the coding sequence ATGAAGAAGCTCGCACTCAGCCTTGTCCTGCTCTTCGGCGCCGTCGGACCAGCCAGCGCCAATTATGCCGAGGGCATGAACTACTACGAGCAGCAGGAATACCATCAAGCACTGCAGGAATTCCGCGAGGCCGCCGCCAGAGGCGATGCCGACGCCCAGTACATGCTGGGCCGCCTGAGTGAGGCCGGCAACGGCACCACCCAGGACTTCGTTGAGGCCCACAAGTGGTACAACCTGGCCGCCGCGCGCGGTCACCGGCACGCGGCCGACGCACGGGATGCGCTGGCCGAGCGCATGACCGATCGACAGGTGGCCGCGGCGCAACAGGCAGCTCGCGACTGGCAGCCGCAAGAAACGTCTTCTTCTCGAGACACATCGCAAGCGCAACCGGACGTCGAGACCCTGACCTACCGGGAACGCGTGGCCGAGATTCAGCTGGAACTCAATCGACTCGGCTACGACGCCGGCCCAACCGACGGCCTGATGGGCGATCGAACCCGCAGCGCCATCTACGAGTACCAGGCCGACATGGGCGTTGCCCGGGATGGCCAGGCCTCCGCCGAACTGCTGAGGCACTTGCGCCGGACCGGGACGGACGAAGTGGCCGCTGGCTCGGGATCGCACCCAGACGACTCGCCACAAGTCGTCCTCCAGGAAGACTTCAGCGACGGCGATTACCGTCGCAATCCGACCTGGACGGTGATCAGCGGCGACTTCGAGGTCGACCGGAACGGGTTGCGCAGCACCGTCGAGACAGAACGGGCAACCGATCGCACAGCGCGCGGCCTCAACTCCGACCGACCGGAGGAGATCGGTCTGGCGGTGCTGGGCATGATCCTCCAACAGAGGACGGGAACGCCGCAGCGTGAGGAGGCAGCCCCTGCACAGCCAGCCAAAATCTTCGTCGATGCGCCCACCGACAACGCGTTCAGAATGGAACTGGACCTCGGCTCCCACGAGCCGGCCGGCCACGTTGAATTGGGGCTTTTCCAGGGCTCCCACCCCGCTGGAACCGGCTACCGTCTGGTTTACTCCCCCGGCACGGAACCAACCCTTCGCCTGATCCGGCTGATTTTCGGAAACACCGAGACCATCGCTCACCACGACGGGAGACTCGACCTCGAAGACGGCCGGTTCCACCGCATCGTCTGGACCCGCGACGAAAGCGGACAGATGCAGGTTCGCGTGGACGACCGCCGCCTGCTGCGCGTGAAGGACAACGGCCTGCGCGATCCATTCCAGGGCTTCGTCCTGGAAAACCAGGGGGGCGACTACAGCCTGGGCCGGATCCGGATCGAGGACTAG
- a CDS encoding (Fe-S)-binding protein: MTPQPPTTPAVNESPAPLSLDEAIQRDALDCVMCGICVPHCPTFSLSGNEADGPRGRISLMLGISQGDLLPDADVRRHLDTCLTCRACETVCPSGVQYGRLIDNGRARLAQAQTSAAQPRALARHWRLLRDQLLTRRRRMGAASGLYRAATRLGLGGLVRRLTGPLGRALPRHPATPSSQPGSTDTPTRGTVGLFVGCTGSAMNAPAGAAARQVMRAMGYRVVTPAAQACCGAMHAHGGEPAAARELRARNARVFSGAEVETIVVVGTACRAELGALETEHGIAVREITEWLLERASEEWPALGTLDQQVAVHTPCSQRNHLRAPGATRELLSRIPGLELVELDGNERCCGAAGLQALLYPDEAERLREPKLESIDRIQPDVVVSANVGCATHLAAGADLEVRQPVELIAKALAATKP; encoded by the coding sequence ATGACCCCGCAACCCCCGACCACGCCAGCCGTCAACGAGTCGCCCGCGCCTCTCTCGCTCGACGAGGCGATTCAGCGCGATGCCCTCGACTGCGTGATGTGCGGCATCTGCGTACCGCACTGCCCCACCTTCTCCCTCTCCGGCAACGAGGCCGACGGCCCGCGCGGCCGGATCAGCCTGATGCTGGGCATCAGCCAGGGCGATCTCCTTCCGGATGCCGACGTGCGTCGCCATCTGGACACCTGCCTGACCTGCCGCGCCTGCGAGACGGTCTGCCCGTCCGGGGTCCAGTACGGACGGCTGATCGACAATGGCCGCGCCCGCCTGGCGCAGGCGCAGACAAGCGCCGCGCAACCGCGAGCCCTGGCACGACACTGGCGCCTGCTGCGCGACCAGCTGCTCACGCGCCGACGGCGCATGGGCGCCGCCTCCGGTCTGTACCGCGCAGCCACGCGCCTCGGGCTAGGCGGATTGGTCCGGCGACTGACCGGGCCGCTTGGCCGCGCACTCCCCCGCCATCCCGCGACCCCGTCGTCACAACCGGGCAGCACCGACACACCGACCCGCGGCACCGTGGGGCTGTTCGTCGGCTGCACGGGAAGCGCCATGAACGCCCCGGCGGGGGCGGCAGCAAGACAGGTCATGCGCGCGATGGGCTACCGCGTGGTCACCCCCGCGGCACAGGCCTGCTGCGGTGCCATGCATGCCCACGGCGGCGAGCCAGCAGCCGCCCGCGAGCTTCGCGCGCGCAACGCGCGCGTGTTTTCAGGTGCCGAGGTTGAAACGATCGTGGTGGTCGGTACCGCCTGCCGCGCCGAACTCGGGGCACTGGAGACGGAACACGGGATCGCGGTACGGGAAATCACCGAGTGGTTGCTCGAACGCGCCAGTGAGGAGTGGCCCGCGCTCGGGACGCTCGATCAACAGGTCGCCGTCCACACGCCCTGCAGCCAGCGCAACCATCTGCGGGCACCCGGCGCAACGCGAGAACTGCTCAGCCGTATCCCCGGCCTCGAACTGGTTGAACTCGACGGCAACGAACGCTGCTGCGGGGCCGCCGGCCTGCAGGCCCTGCTCTACCCTGACGAGGCCGAGCGCCTGCGCGAACCGAAGCTCGAATCGATCGACCGTATCCAACCGGATGTCGTGGTCAGCGCCAATGTCGGCTGTGCCACCCACCTTGCCGCCGGCGCCGATCTCGAGGTCAGGCAACCGGTGGAACTGATCGCCAAGGCGCTCGCCGCAACGAAGCCCTAG
- a CDS encoding outer membrane protein assembly factor BamD — protein sequence MIEHRDRPRPATRRSLPRQLARAALIAGMVTFASGCSWFSKNDEERVDLSDPTASAAQLYQEANDAMRRADYETAIKKYETLEGRYPFGAYTEQAQLEVAYAYYKYDEPDSAIAAADRYIQLHPRGDHVAYALYLKGLANMSRGDSLINKIAPPDLSKRDQSVLEDAYRAFSRLVQQYPESQYVTDASRRLIDVRNALARHEVQVAQYYMRRKAWLAAANRAQAALEKYNGSTSTIPALELLIEAYGKLGLEKEKADAEQVLEATLEANAEES from the coding sequence ATGATCGAGCATCGCGACCGTCCCCGCCCGGCAACCCGCCGATCCCTCCCCCGGCAACTTGCCCGAGCGGCTCTGATCGCCGGCATGGTCACCTTCGCCAGCGGCTGCTCCTGGTTCTCCAAGAACGACGAGGAGCGGGTCGATCTGTCCGACCCGACCGCCTCGGCGGCGCAGCTCTACCAGGAAGCGAACGACGCGATGCGTCGCGCCGACTACGAGACCGCTATCAAGAAGTACGAGACCCTCGAAGGCCGTTACCCGTTTGGCGCGTATACCGAGCAGGCACAGCTGGAAGTCGCCTACGCCTACTACAAGTACGACGAGCCGGACTCCGCGATCGCCGCGGCGGATCGCTACATCCAGCTGCATCCTCGAGGAGATCATGTGGCCTACGCCCTGTATCTCAAGGGCCTGGCGAACATGAGCCGCGGCGACTCGCTGATCAACAAGATCGCCCCGCCGGACCTCTCCAAGCGTGACCAGTCGGTACTCGAGGATGCATACCGCGCATTTTCCCGGCTGGTACAGCAGTACCCGGAAAGCCAGTACGTCACCGACGCCAGCCGCCGGCTGATCGACGTGCGCAACGCGCTGGCGCGCCACGAAGTCCAGGTCGCCCAGTACTACATGCGCCGCAAGGCCTGGCTCGCCGCGGCCAACCGCGCACAGGCCGCTCTCGAGAAGTACAACGGCTCGACCTCGACCATCCCGGCACTCGAACTGCTGATCGAGGCCTACGGCAAGCTGGGGCTGGAAAAGGAGAAGGCGGACGCCGAGCAGGTGCTCGAGGCCACACTCGAGGCGAACGCCGAGGAGTCCTGA
- the speD gene encoding adenosylmethionine decarboxylase, with product MGEPSVTLHGFNNLSKTLSMSIFDICYAKTRAQVNEYIAYIDEVYDADRLTQILTDVTEMIGANILNVARQDYEPQGASVTILISEEPVIAEGIDYHEEPGPLPGDGEPARDSVVAHLDKSHITVHTYPESHPENGISTFRVDIDVSTCGRISPLRALNYLIHSFDSDIVTLDYRVRGFTRDVHGKKHFIDHEINSIQNYLAEDTRERYQMIDVNVYQENIFHTKMLLKDFDLDNYLFGHGVDEYGPETCTRIEKALKKEMYEIFYGRNLADADVPSS from the coding sequence ATGGGTGAGCCGTCGGTCACCTTGCACGGGTTCAACAACCTCAGCAAGACGCTGAGCATGTCGATCTTCGACATCTGTTATGCCAAGACCCGGGCGCAGGTCAACGAGTACATCGCGTACATCGATGAGGTCTACGATGCCGACCGGCTGACCCAGATCCTGACCGACGTGACCGAGATGATCGGGGCGAACATCCTTAATGTCGCCCGGCAGGACTACGAGCCGCAGGGCGCGTCGGTCACCATCCTGATCTCCGAGGAGCCGGTGATCGCCGAGGGGATCGACTACCACGAGGAGCCGGGGCCACTGCCGGGCGACGGCGAGCCGGCGCGCGACTCGGTAGTGGCGCACCTCGACAAGAGCCACATCACGGTGCACACCTACCCGGAGAGCCACCCGGAGAACGGCATCTCGACGTTCCGTGTCGATATCGACGTGTCGACCTGCGGGCGGATCTCGCCGCTACGCGCCCTGAACTACCTGATCCACAGCTTCGATTCGGACATTGTCACGCTCGACTACCGGGTGCGCGGCTTCACCCGCGACGTGCACGGCAAGAAGCACTTCATCGATCACGAGATCAACTCGATCCAGAACTACCTCGCCGAGGACACCCGCGAGCGCTACCAGATGATCGACGTGAACGTCTATCAGGAGAACATCTTCCACACCAAGATGCTCCTGAAGGACTTCGATCTGGACAACTACCTGTTCGGCCACGGCGTTGACGAGTACGGACCCGAGACTTGCACCCGGATCGAGAAGGCGCTCAAGAAGGAGATGTACGAGATCTTCTACGGGCGGAATCTCGCCGACGCCGACGTCCCGAGCAGCTAG
- the rpsI gene encoding 30S ribosomal protein S9 encodes MAMTQNYGTGRRKTSSARVFLRPGTGNITVNGKSLEDFFGRETAQMVVRQPLELLELTDKFDVVATVAGGGPSGQAGAVRHGLTRALMDYDEAHRPKLREAGFVTRDARQVERKKVGLRKARRSVQFSKR; translated from the coding sequence ATGGCAATGACTCAGAATTACGGAACCGGTCGTCGTAAGACATCCTCCGCACGGGTATTCCTGCGTCCGGGCACCGGCAACATCACCGTCAACGGCAAGAGCCTCGAAGACTTCTTCGGTCGCGAGACTGCCCAGATGGTCGTTCGCCAGCCGCTCGAACTGCTCGAGCTGACGGACAAGTTCGACGTAGTGGCCACTGTCGCTGGCGGTGGTCCGTCCGGCCAGGCTGGTGCCGTTCGTCACGGCCTGACCCGCGCGCTGATGGACTACGACGAGGCGCATCGTCCGAAGCTGCGCGAAGCCGGCTTCGTCACGCGTGACGCTCGTCAGGTCGAGCGTAAGAAGGTCGGCCTGCGCAAGGCCCGTCGTTCGGTCCAGTTCTCCAAGCGCTGA
- the pgeF gene encoding peptidoglycan editing factor PgeF, whose product MSRIPTDTPQGSRFIEATWPAPGGVRAGVTTRLGGHSRPPFDAFNLARHVGDDDQVVAANRDELIDMLDLPEAPRWLSQVHGTTVVGPNVPGDQPKGDAAYTDQPGEVLAVLTADCLSITLASHDGREVAVAHAGWRGLAAGVIERTVDRFSVAGDELMAWLGPAIGPAHFEVGEEVREAFMREHPADASAFRTAAESGKYHADLFALARARLRRQGITRVYGGERDTFAQADLFYSYRRDRGETGRMATLIWREQD is encoded by the coding sequence ATGTCCCGGATCCCGACTGACACCCCGCAAGGCAGTCGTTTTATCGAAGCCACCTGGCCGGCGCCGGGCGGGGTGCGTGCCGGTGTGACCACCCGGCTCGGTGGCCACAGCCGACCGCCGTTCGACGCCTTCAATCTGGCCCGGCACGTCGGCGACGACGACCAGGTCGTGGCGGCGAATCGCGACGAGCTCATCGACATGCTCGACCTGCCCGAGGCGCCCCGCTGGCTCAGTCAGGTGCACGGCACTACGGTGGTCGGCCCCAATGTGCCCGGCGACCAGCCGAAAGGCGATGCCGCCTATACCGACCAGCCGGGCGAGGTGCTGGCAGTGCTGACGGCCGACTGCCTGTCGATCACGCTGGCCAGTCACGATGGCCGCGAGGTGGCCGTCGCCCATGCCGGATGGCGGGGGCTGGCGGCCGGCGTGATCGAGCGCACGGTGGATCGCTTCTCGGTGGCCGGCGACGAGTTGATGGCCTGGCTCGGTCCGGCGATCGGTCCGGCCCATTTCGAGGTCGGCGAGGAGGTGCGCGAGGCCTTCATGCGCGAGCATCCGGCGGATGCCTCGGCCTTCCGTACCGCGGCTGAGTCAGGCAAGTATCACGCGGACCTGTTCGCCCTGGCCCGGGCGCGGCTGCGCCGGCAGGGCATCACGCGGGTCTATGGCGGCGAGCGCGACACCTTCGCCCAGGCCGACCTGTTCTACTCCTACCGCCGCGATCGGGGCGAGACCGGCCGCATGGCCACCCTGATCTGGCGCGAACAAGACTGA
- a CDS encoding type II toxin-antitoxin system YoeB family toxin: protein MACWGSGVGQAGNGSTGGGWCAARGINRKPSPLPFYSVRSSRQPRHGRPATPTTGSLKGAAVGTDKPEHHRDDLSGLWSRRLSRRVRIIYTFDDKSIHTFALGGNYDGA, encoded by the coding sequence ATGGCGTGTTGGGGTTCCGGCGTGGGTCAGGCGGGAAACGGTAGCACGGGTGGGGGATGGTGCGCAGCTAGGGGTATTAACCGAAAACCCAGTCCGCTGCCGTTTTACTCTGTGCGCTCGTCGAGACAACCACGCCACGGTCGTCCAGCAACTCCAACCACAGGGTCATTGAAAGGAGCAGCGGTGGGCACGGACAAACCGGAACACCACCGAGACGACCTCTCCGGTCTCTGGTCCAGACGCCTGTCCCGACGGGTCCGGATCATCTATACGTTCGACGACAAATCCATCCACACCTTTGCCCTCGGCGGGAACTACGATGGGGCCTGA
- the trpC gene encoding indole-3-glycerol phosphate synthase TrpC: protein MSDTPDILKKIIARKRLEVAAARQVIPASVMEDHARSAETPRGFERAIVSRVEDKRPAVIAEIKKASPSRGVLRDPFDPVAIAKSYQKGGAACLSVLTDRDFFQGDAEYLKAARAACRLPVLRKDFMIDLYQVDEARAMGADCILLIAAALDDEKMRALHDRARNWGMDVLVEVHDHDELLRALQLDTRLIGINNRDLRSFDVSLDVTLELLHDIPDDRIVVTESGILGVEDVRRMREHDVHAFLVGEVFMRAEDPGEALAELFELGEKA from the coding sequence ATGAGCGACACTCCCGATATCCTCAAGAAGATCATCGCCCGCAAGCGCCTCGAGGTGGCCGCGGCCCGGCAGGTGATTCCGGCGAGCGTGATGGAAGACCACGCCCGCTCCGCGGAGACGCCGCGGGGCTTCGAGCGGGCAATCGTCTCGCGCGTCGAAGACAAGCGTCCGGCGGTGATCGCCGAGATCAAGAAGGCCTCGCCGAGTCGTGGTGTGCTGCGCGACCCGTTCGACCCGGTGGCCATCGCCAAGAGCTATCAGAAGGGCGGGGCGGCGTGCCTGTCGGTGCTCACCGACCGCGACTTCTTCCAGGGCGATGCCGAGTACCTCAAGGCCGCCCGGGCCGCCTGCCGTCTGCCGGTGCTGCGCAAGGACTTCATGATCGACCTCTACCAGGTCGACGAGGCGCGGGCGATGGGTGCCGACTGCATCCTGCTGATCGCCGCCGCGCTCGACGACGAGAAGATGCGAGCCCTGCACGACCGCGCCCGCAACTGGGGCATGGACGTGCTGGTCGAGGTGCACGACCACGACGAGTTGCTGCGTGCCCTGCAGCTGGATACCCGCCTGATCGGCATCAACAACCGCGACCTGCGCAGCTTCGACGTCAGTCTCGATGTCACCCTCGAGTTGCTGCACGACATTCCGGATGACCGGATCGTGGTCACCGAGAGCGGCATTCTCGGTGTCGAGGACGTGCGTCGCATGCGCGAGCACGATGTGCATGCGTTCCTGGTGGGCGAGGTGTTCATGCGGGCCGAGGACCCGGGCGAGGCACTGGCGGAACTGTTCGAACTGGGAGAAAAGGCATGA
- the def gene encoding peptide deformylase: MEPLPILTYPDERLKTECEPVEQFDPELREFAEHLQYTADQGPSAVGIAAPQVGRMQRLCLVDATRAKRPVDNHGPLVLINPAITNWKGFAVGREGCLSIPDYTGKVIRAETIELTAQNVEGQTVTFKMKGFEARIAQHEIDHLDGILFLDRLVSRHADLRER, encoded by the coding sequence GTGGAGCCCTTGCCGATACTTACCTACCCGGACGAGCGCCTGAAGACCGAGTGCGAGCCGGTCGAGCAGTTCGACCCGGAACTGCGCGAATTCGCCGAACACCTGCAGTACACCGCCGACCAGGGGCCGTCCGCCGTGGGCATCGCCGCGCCGCAGGTCGGGCGGATGCAGCGCCTGTGCCTCGTCGACGCCACGCGCGCCAAGCGTCCGGTGGACAACCACGGACCGCTGGTGCTGATCAATCCGGCCATCACGAACTGGAAGGGTTTTGCCGTCGGCCGCGAGGGCTGCCTGTCGATCCCCGACTACACCGGCAAGGTGATCCGCGCCGAGACCATCGAGCTGACCGCGCAGAACGTCGAGGGGCAGACCGTGACCTTCAAGATGAAGGGCTTCGAGGCCCGCATCGCCCAGCACGAAATCGATCACCTCGACGGCATCCTGTTTCTCGATCGGCTGGTCAGCCGGCACGCGGACCTGCGCGAGCGGTAA
- the rplM gene encoding 50S ribosomal protein L13 has translation MKTYSAKPAEVKRDWYVIDASGKTLGRLATEVARRLRGKHKAEYTPHVDTGDYIVVVNAKDIKVTGKKAGNKMYHFHTGFIGNMKHFTFEKLMERSPERVIELAVKGMLPKNALGRQMYTKLKVYADAEHKHQAQQPQPLEI, from the coding sequence ATGAAAACCTATTCCGCCAAGCCGGCCGAGGTCAAACGCGACTGGTACGTCATCGATGCATCCGGCAAGACGCTGGGTCGCCTGGCTACCGAGGTCGCCCGTCGCCTGCGTGGCAAGCACAAGGCCGAGTACACCCCGCACGTCGATACCGGTGACTACATCGTTGTCGTCAACGCGAAGGACATCAAGGTCACCGGCAAGAAGGCCGGCAACAAGATGTACCACTTCCACACCGGGTTCATCGGCAACATGAAGCACTTCACCTTCGAGAAGCTGATGGAGCGTTCCCCGGAGCGCGTCATCGAGCTGGCCGTGAAGGGCATGCTGCCGAAGAACGCACTCGGCCGTCAGATGTACACCAAGCTCAAGGTCTACGCGGACGCCGAGCACAAACATCAGGCGCAACAGCCCCAGCCGCTCGAGATCTAA
- the trpD gene encoding anthranilate phosphoribosyltransferase, translating into MDIREAIARTIDRHDLSREQMYAVMHQIMAGEATPVQVAGLMVALRMKGETIDEITAAAEVMRELAVGVQVDVPHLVDIVGTGGDGSALFNVSTASSFVVAAAGGHVAKHGNRSVTSRSGSADMLETAGVNLEVDTDCVARCVRELGIGFMFAPRHHGSMRHAAVPRKELGVRTLFNVLGPLTNPAGAPAMLLGVYSSDWLEPLAEVMQRLGARHVLVVHSHDGLDEISLAEATEVAELKDDTIRRYRIEPEDFGMTRQPLDRLIVDGPEQSVACVRAALGGERGPVADMIALNAGAAIYAADLAEDLVAGVATAQRLLAEGRALDKLEQLVAKTRACD; encoded by the coding sequence ATGGACATTCGCGAAGCCATTGCCCGCACCATCGACCGCCATGACCTGAGCCGCGAACAGATGTACGCGGTCATGCACCAGATCATGGCCGGCGAGGCCACGCCGGTACAGGTCGCCGGCCTGATGGTCGCGCTGCGCATGAAGGGCGAGACCATCGACGAGATCACGGCGGCCGCCGAGGTGATGCGCGAGCTGGCGGTGGGCGTGCAGGTGGATGTGCCGCACCTGGTCGATATCGTCGGCACCGGCGGTGACGGCTCGGCGCTGTTCAATGTCTCGACCGCCTCGAGCTTCGTGGTCGCCGCGGCCGGTGGTCACGTCGCCAAGCACGGCAACCGCTCGGTCACCAGCCGTTCGGGCAGCGCCGACATGCTAGAGACCGCCGGCGTGAACCTCGAGGTCGACACCGATTGCGTCGCGCGCTGCGTGCGCGAGCTGGGCATCGGCTTCATGTTCGCCCCGCGCCATCACGGCTCGATGCGCCATGCCGCCGTGCCGCGCAAGGAGCTGGGGGTGCGCACCCTGTTCAATGTCCTCGGCCCGTTGACCAACCCGGCCGGCGCGCCGGCGATGTTGCTGGGCGTCTACAGCTCAGACTGGCTTGAGCCGCTGGCCGAGGTGATGCAGCGCCTCGGCGCGCGCCATGTGCTGGTGGTGCACAGCCACGACGGACTCGACGAGATCTCGCTGGCCGAGGCGACCGAGGTGGCCGAGCTGAAAGACGACACGATTCGCCGCTACCGCATCGAGCCCGAGGATTTCGGCATGACGCGCCAGCCGCTCGATCGCCTGATCGTCGACGGTCCCGAGCAGAGCGTGGCCTGCGTGCGGGCCGCCCTTGGTGGCGAGCGCGGCCCGGTGGCCGACATGATCGCGCTGAATGCCGGCGCGGCGATCTACGCCGCGGATCTCGCCGAGGACCTGGTCGCCGGCGTTGCCACGGCCCAGCGCCTGCTGGCCGAGGGGCGGGCACTCGACAAGCTCGAGCAGCTGGTTGCCAAGACCCGCGCCTGCGACTGA